A genomic segment from Acidobacteriota bacterium encodes:
- a CDS encoding SDR family oxidoreductase encodes MGKLFVVTGGAGFIGSNIVERLLREGERVRVVDNFATGRRENIDAASRAAGGARPEILEGDLADVEVARRAVDGASYVLHQAAIPSVPRSVADPVRTHAANITATLNLLQAAREKGVERFVYASSSSAYGDTPVLPKVETMPTSPLSPYAIQKLGGEQYARVFHALYRLPTVSLRYFNIFGPRQDPASEYAAVIPRFITMMAAGKSPTIYGDGKQTRDFCYIDNAVDANLLACRAGDSALGRAFNVACGRRISLLDLVRIVNGILGADVAPRHDPPRAGDVRDSLADVSAAHEHLGYDPKVHLEEGLARTAAFFVPRMRA; translated from the coding sequence GTGGGGAAACTGTTCGTCGTCACCGGCGGGGCCGGCTTCATCGGCTCGAACATCGTGGAGCGCCTGCTCCGCGAGGGGGAGCGCGTCCGCGTCGTGGACAACTTCGCGACGGGACGGCGCGAGAACATCGACGCGGCGAGCCGCGCGGCAGGAGGCGCGCGCCCGGAGATCCTGGAGGGAGATCTCGCGGACGTCGAGGTCGCGCGTCGCGCCGTGGACGGCGCGTCGTACGTCCTGCACCAGGCCGCCATCCCCTCGGTGCCGCGATCGGTCGCCGATCCCGTGCGGACTCACGCGGCCAACATCACCGCGACGCTCAACCTCCTCCAGGCGGCCCGCGAGAAGGGCGTCGAGCGGTTCGTCTACGCCTCGTCCTCGTCGGCCTACGGCGACACGCCGGTCCTGCCCAAGGTCGAGACGATGCCGACCTCCCCGCTGTCCCCCTATGCCATCCAGAAACTCGGAGGGGAGCAGTACGCGCGCGTCTTCCACGCTCTCTACCGTCTCCCGACGGTCTCCCTGCGATACTTCAACATCTTCGGGCCCCGTCAGGATCCCGCCTCCGAGTACGCCGCCGTGATCCCCCGGTTCATCACGATGATGGCCGCGGGGAAATCACCGACGATCTACGGCGACGGAAAGCAGACGCGCGACTTCTGCTACATCGACAACGCGGTCGACGCGAACCTCCTCGCGTGCCGGGCGGGGGACTCCGCGCTCGGCCGCGCGTTCAACGTGGCGTGCGGGCGGCGGATCTCCCTCCTCGATCTCGTCCGCATCGTCAACGGCATCCTCGGCGCCGACGTGGCGCCCAGGCACGATCCTCCGCGCGCGGGCGACGTCCGCGATTCGCTCGCCGACGTGTCGGCCGCGCACGAGCACCTGGGGTACGACCCGAAAGTGCACCTCGAGGAAGGTCTGGCGCGGACCGCGGCTTTCTTCGTCCCGCGGATGCGTGCATGA
- a CDS encoding UDP-glucose/GDP-mannose dehydrogenase family protein, translating into MNIAVVGTGYVGLVTGACFAEFGVHVTCVDKIEEKVRDLKAGRMPIYEPGLEEMVERNVRQGRLSFTTDLATAVEQSLVIFIAVGTPPDESGAADLTFVRDVALAVARHLNEYKVVVTKSTVPMGTGSMIRKLIEENRKSEIAFSVASNPEFLREGAAVEDFMRPNRVVIGTEDPQATAILRDLYRPLYLIETPFLTTDVVTAEMIKYASNAFLATKISFINEIANLCDRIGADVHDVARGMGLDNRIGRKFLHPGPGFGGSCFPKDTQAVAQIARNRGYRLRIVEAVMEVNDQQIGEVIGKVRDLVGEPKGKTAALLGISFKPNTDDIRESPALRVAEILGEWGMKIRAYDPVAMEAARKVLKGVTFAQSEYDAAEGADVLVVATEWNQFRQLDLGRLKKVMKSPAIVDLRNIYEVSEMSRLGFSYRCVGRPGVDAGKR; encoded by the coding sequence ATGAACATCGCCGTCGTGGGAACGGGGTACGTCGGGTTGGTGACCGGGGCGTGCTTCGCCGAGTTCGGCGTCCACGTGACGTGCGTGGACAAGATCGAGGAGAAGGTCCGCGATCTGAAAGCCGGCAGGATGCCGATCTACGAGCCCGGCCTCGAGGAGATGGTCGAGCGCAACGTGCGGCAGGGGCGATTGAGCTTCACGACCGATCTCGCCACCGCCGTCGAGCAGTCGCTCGTCATCTTCATCGCCGTCGGCACCCCGCCGGACGAGTCCGGCGCCGCCGACCTGACCTTCGTCCGGGACGTCGCGCTCGCGGTCGCGCGCCACCTCAACGAGTACAAGGTCGTCGTCACCAAGAGCACCGTCCCGATGGGAACCGGATCGATGATCCGCAAGCTCATCGAGGAGAACCGGAAGTCCGAGATCGCCTTCTCGGTCGCCAGCAACCCCGAGTTCCTCCGCGAGGGGGCCGCCGTGGAGGACTTCATGCGGCCGAACCGAGTGGTGATCGGGACGGAGGACCCGCAGGCGACGGCCATCCTGAGGGATCTGTACCGCCCTCTCTACCTGATCGAGACGCCGTTCCTCACCACCGACGTCGTCACGGCCGAGATGATCAAGTACGCGAGCAACGCCTTCCTCGCGACCAAGATCTCCTTCATCAACGAGATCGCCAACCTCTGCGATCGCATCGGAGCCGACGTCCACGACGTCGCTCGCGGGATGGGGCTCGACAACCGGATCGGCCGCAAGTTCCTCCACCCCGGCCCCGGGTTCGGCGGCTCGTGCTTCCCCAAGGACACCCAGGCCGTCGCGCAGATCGCGCGCAACCGCGGGTACCGCCTTCGCATCGTCGAGGCCGTGATGGAGGTCAACGACCAGCAGATCGGGGAGGTCATCGGCAAGGTGCGCGATCTCGTCGGCGAGCCGAAGGGGAAGACGGCCGCCCTTCTCGGGATCTCGTTCAAGCCGAACACGGACGACATCCGCGAGTCGCCGGCGCTGCGGGTCGCCGAGATCCTCGGGGAGTGGGGGATGAAGATCCGCGCGTACGATCCGGTGGCCATGGAGGCGGCGCGCAAGGTGCTGAAGGGTGTCACCTTCGCGCAGAGCGAGTACGACGCGGCGGAGGGGGCGGACGTCCTCGTCGTCGCCACCGAGTGGAACCAGTTCCGGCAGCTCGACCTCGGCCGCCTCAAGAAGGTGATGAAGTCCCCGGCCATCGTGGACCTCCGGAACATCTACGAGGTATCTGAGATGTCGCGGCTCGGTTTCAGCTACCGCTGCGTGGGCCGGCCGGGGGTCGACGCGGGCAAGCGCTGA
- a CDS encoding GDP-mannose 4,6-dehydratase, with amino-acid sequence MSTVLVTGGAGFIGSHLCERLLARGDRVVALDNFDPFYDEAIKRDNVAAALAHPRYRLITGDIRSAATVDEVLGAERFDVVVHLAARAGVRPSIAEPALYSDVNLTGTSVLLEACRRHGPRRFVFGSSSSVYGDANKVPFAESDPVTHPVSPYAATKAAGELLCYAHHHVHALDVTCLRFFTVYGPRQRPEMAIHKFAREILEGRPLPRYGDGSTERDYTYVDDIIEGVVRAMDRVSGFHIYNLGESRRVPLSSLIAILEREIGTPAKIQAMPNQPGDVRMTWADVSRAREELGYDPKVPIEEGIRRFVAWLKDRRPGNRAGVVSS; translated from the coding sequence GTGAGCACAGTGCTCGTGACGGGGGGCGCCGGGTTCATCGGCTCGCACCTCTGCGAAAGGCTGCTGGCCCGCGGGGATCGGGTCGTCGCTCTCGACAACTTCGATCCCTTCTACGACGAGGCGATCAAGCGCGACAACGTGGCCGCCGCGCTCGCGCATCCGCGCTACCGCCTCATCACGGGGGACATCCGGAGCGCCGCGACCGTCGACGAGGTCCTGGGCGCGGAGAGGTTCGACGTCGTCGTCCACCTCGCCGCGCGCGCGGGCGTGAGACCGTCGATCGCGGAGCCGGCCCTGTACAGCGACGTGAACCTCACGGGCACGTCGGTCCTGCTCGAGGCGTGCCGGCGGCACGGTCCCCGTCGCTTCGTCTTCGGGTCGTCCTCCTCCGTCTACGGCGACGCGAACAAGGTCCCGTTCGCGGAGAGCGATCCGGTGACCCATCCGGTCTCCCCCTACGCGGCCACGAAGGCGGCGGGGGAGCTCCTGTGCTATGCCCACCACCACGTGCACGCCCTCGACGTCACGTGCCTGAGATTCTTCACGGTCTACGGCCCGCGCCAGCGCCCCGAGATGGCGATCCACAAGTTCGCGCGCGAGATCCTCGAAGGGCGGCCCCTTCCCCGTTACGGCGACGGCTCGACCGAGCGCGACTACACGTACGTCGACGACATCATCGAAGGCGTCGTGAGGGCGATGGACAGGGTCTCGGGGTTCCACATCTACAACCTCGGGGAGTCGCGCCGCGTGCCGCTCTCTTCGCTCATCGCGATCCTCGAGCGCGAGATCGGGACGCCGGCGAAGATCCAGGCCATGCCGAACCAGCCCGGGGACGTCCGCATGACGTGGGCGGACGTCTCGCGCGCGCGCGAGGAGCTGGGGTACGACCCGAAGGTGCCCATCGAGGAGGGGATCCGGCGCTTCGTAGCGTGGCTGAAGGATCGGCGGCCGGGAAATCGCGCCGGGGTCGTCTCCTCTTGA
- a CDS encoding nucleotide sugar dehydrogenase, producing the protein MKRAAGNGRKIADDLRARVDSRRAQIGILGLGYVGLPLALEFSRQGFRVHGIDVDARKVDSLKRGRSYVQDVSSKALREALGAGRLSATSDFEIIRKLDAVIVCVPTPLRKTRDPDISYIVSALDEIAPRVHRGMLIVLESTSYPGTTEEIMLPSLQEGGLRAGVDFFLAFSPERVDPGNARYGIRNTPKVVGGITLACGRMAAHLYQQAVERVVPVSSARAAEMIKLLENTFRSVNIGLVNEIALICDRLKLDVWEIISAAATKPFGFMPFYPGPGLGGHCIPIDPHYLSWKLRTLDYQARFIELAAEVNGQMPNYVLGKVVDALNVRRKALRGAKVLVVGVAYKRDTNDTRESPALDLMRLLRERGAVVRYHDPHVPALHGGSHGPAATSVPLTRGSLRGLDCAVIVTDHADVDYQRILDGVPVLVDTRNATRSLKRGRSKLVKL; encoded by the coding sequence GTGAAGCGAGCCGCGGGGAACGGCCGGAAGATCGCCGACGACCTGCGCGCCAGGGTGGACTCGAGGCGCGCGCAGATCGGAATCCTGGGCCTGGGGTACGTGGGCCTGCCTCTCGCGCTGGAGTTCTCGCGGCAGGGCTTCCGGGTCCACGGCATCGACGTCGACGCAAGAAAGGTCGACTCCCTGAAGCGGGGGCGCTCGTACGTCCAGGACGTCTCGTCGAAGGCGCTGCGGGAGGCGCTGGGCGCCGGCAGGCTCAGCGCGACGTCGGATTTCGAGATCATCCGGAAGCTCGACGCGGTCATCGTCTGCGTGCCGACTCCGCTCCGCAAGACGCGCGATCCCGACATCTCCTACATCGTCTCGGCTCTCGACGAGATCGCGCCGCGCGTCCACCGGGGGATGCTCATCGTCCTCGAGTCGACGTCGTATCCCGGGACCACCGAGGAGATCATGCTGCCGAGCCTCCAGGAAGGGGGCCTGCGGGCCGGCGTCGATTTCTTCCTGGCCTTCTCGCCGGAGCGCGTCGATCCCGGGAACGCCCGGTACGGGATCCGCAACACCCCCAAGGTCGTCGGCGGGATCACCCTCGCGTGCGGCCGCATGGCGGCCCACCTCTACCAGCAGGCGGTGGAGAGGGTCGTCCCCGTGAGCTCGGCGCGCGCCGCCGAGATGATCAAGCTCCTCGAGAACACGTTCCGATCCGTGAACATCGGCCTGGTGAACGAGATCGCGCTCATCTGCGACCGGCTCAAGCTCGACGTCTGGGAGATCATCTCGGCGGCGGCGACGAAGCCCTTCGGCTTCATGCCGTTCTACCCCGGGCCGGGTCTCGGCGGCCACTGCATCCCGATCGATCCCCACTACCTCTCGTGGAAGCTGCGGACGCTCGACTACCAGGCGCGGTTCATCGAGCTGGCGGCGGAGGTCAACGGGCAGATGCCGAACTACGTGCTCGGCAAGGTGGTCGACGCGCTGAACGTGCGCCGCAAGGCGCTTCGCGGCGCGAAGGTGCTCGTCGTCGGCGTCGCGTACAAGCGGGACACCAACGACACGCGCGAGTCGCCGGCCCTCGACCTGATGCGCCTGCTGCGGGAGAGGGGGGCCGTGGTCCGGTATCACGATCCGCACGTGCCGGCCCTTCACGGCGGCTCCCATGGCCCGGCCGCGACGTCGGTCCCGCTCACGCGCGGATCGCTCCGGGGCCTCGACTGCGCGGTCATCGTCACCGATCACGCCGACGTCGACTACCAGAGAATCCTCGACGGAGTGCCGGTTCTCGTCGACACGCGCAACGCCACGCGGAGCCTCAAGCGCGGCCGCTCGAAGCTCGTGAAGCTCTGA
- a CDS encoding MCE family protein: MTGPKRAGRDLSVGLVLTVAALIFAVGLFAIGSESRLWSRKVAYRIRLANTNGLQVGSPVRLVGVQVGTVTEVVLPEDPQRSDIDIVLKVDHAVESRIRRDTTATLKVLSLLGGDKFLDLTPGSAREPVLEPGSYIQVPEGMGMEEFQALGASIADDLQGITKGLKVILDQLQNRETFLGSALFDPNFGKETISSLKESVATTNSILGKVDRGQGLAGRLLADRELADTTVARVETSLGRIEAILGRLADEKGVAMQALAPDGSVSQILANLQATTGTMKGLVQEIRDGKGLAGRLVTDDEVAGQVLGDLKKVTENLREITEKLNHGDGTAGAFINDPTLYRDLQDVLHGVQKSKMMSWFVRHYREKGEKERLKDPNNDGTTKPEPVSPEGL, translated from the coding sequence ATGACCGGACCGAAGCGCGCCGGACGGGACCTGAGCGTCGGCCTGGTCCTGACCGTCGCGGCCCTGATCTTCGCCGTGGGGCTCTTCGCCATCGGCAGCGAGAGCCGCCTCTGGTCCCGGAAGGTCGCGTACAGGATCCGGCTCGCGAACACCAACGGGCTCCAGGTCGGCTCGCCGGTGCGGCTCGTCGGGGTGCAGGTCGGGACGGTGACGGAGGTGGTCCTCCCCGAGGACCCTCAAAGGAGCGACATCGACATCGTCCTCAAGGTGGACCATGCCGTCGAATCGCGCATTCGCCGGGACACGACGGCCACGCTCAAGGTCCTCTCCCTGCTCGGCGGCGACAAGTTCCTGGATCTCACCCCCGGGAGCGCGCGGGAGCCCGTCCTCGAGCCCGGGTCGTACATCCAGGTGCCCGAGGGGATGGGGATGGAGGAGTTCCAGGCGCTCGGGGCCTCGATCGCCGACGATCTCCAGGGGATCACGAAGGGGCTCAAGGTGATCCTCGACCAGCTCCAGAACCGCGAGACCTTTCTCGGCTCCGCCCTCTTCGATCCGAACTTCGGGAAGGAGACGATCTCCAGCCTGAAGGAATCCGTCGCCACCACGAACTCCATCCTCGGGAAGGTGGACCGGGGGCAGGGGCTGGCGGGGCGGCTGCTCGCGGACCGGGAGCTCGCCGACACCACCGTCGCGCGCGTCGAGACCTCGCTCGGTCGCATCGAGGCGATCCTCGGCCGCCTCGCCGACGAAAAAGGCGTGGCGATGCAGGCGCTGGCGCCCGACGGATCCGTGAGCCAGATTCTAGCCAATCTCCAGGCGACCACCGGGACGATGAAGGGCCTCGTCCAGGAGATCCGGGACGGGAAGGGCCTCGCCGGTCGCCTCGTCACGGACGACGAGGTCGCGGGCCAGGTCCTCGGCGATCTGAAGAAGGTCACGGAAAACCTCAGGGAGATCACCGAGAAGCTCAACCACGGGGACGGGACCGCCGGAGCGTTCATCAACGACCCGACCCTCTATCGAGATCTTCAGGACGTGCTGCACGGGGTCCAGAAGAGCAAGATGATGTCGTGGTTCGTCCGGCACTATCGCGAGAAAGGAGAGAAGGAGCGCTTGAAGGATCCCAACAACGACGGCACGACGAAGCCGGAGCCCGTCTCGCCGGAGGGGCTGTGA
- a CDS encoding ABC transporter ATP-binding protein, which translates to MAEPFIRFEDVRKSFGPKVVLDGVTLDVPRGETMVVLGGSGTGKSVLLRHVIGLHRPDGGRVFVDGDDVTDYPEERFMAVRRKVSMLFQAGALFDSMNVYENIAFGLREHTRMTEEEIGARVAGKLELVELPGVEALTPADLSGGMRKRVALARAIALEPAGLLYDEPTTGLDPITAGAINHLIRNLQRALGVTAIVVTHDIDSAFTVGDRMAFLHEGKLLFTGTVAEARASAEPRLRAFLDGARRGGDR; encoded by the coding sequence GTGGCGGAGCCCTTCATCCGGTTCGAGGACGTCAGGAAGTCGTTCGGGCCGAAGGTGGTCCTCGACGGCGTGACGCTCGACGTGCCGAGAGGCGAGACGATGGTCGTGCTCGGCGGGAGCGGCACCGGGAAGAGCGTGCTGCTCCGGCACGTCATCGGGCTGCACCGGCCGGACGGAGGGCGCGTCTTCGTCGACGGGGACGACGTCACGGACTACCCGGAGGAGCGGTTCATGGCGGTGCGCCGCAAGGTGAGCATGCTCTTCCAGGCCGGGGCCCTCTTCGATTCGATGAACGTGTATGAGAACATCGCCTTCGGGCTCAGGGAGCACACGCGGATGACGGAGGAGGAGATCGGCGCGCGGGTCGCCGGGAAGCTGGAGCTCGTGGAGCTCCCGGGGGTGGAGGCGCTGACGCCCGCGGATCTTTCCGGAGGCATGCGCAAGCGCGTGGCGCTCGCGCGCGCGATCGCGCTCGAGCCGGCCGGCCTGCTCTACGACGAGCCGACCACGGGGCTCGATCCGATCACGGCCGGGGCCATCAACCATCTCATACGGAATCTCCAGCGCGCCCTCGGGGTCACGGCCATCGTCGTGACGCACGACATCGACAGCGCGTTCACGGTGGGGGATCGCATGGCGTTCCTGCATGAAGGGAAGCTGCTCTTCACAGGCACCGTGGCGGAGGCCCGGGCCAGCGCGGAGCCCAGGCTCCGCGCGTTCCTCGACGGTGCGCGACGGGGAGGTGACCGATGA
- a CDS encoding ABC transporter permease, translated as MGEILRNGLEEVGGVAILFRAAVRQIFSRPFEGEQIRHQLFQLGVRSLSITTITAVFTGMVLALETAYTLAQYGARMLIGKAVALSMVQELGPVLTAIVVAGRVGAGITAEIGTMNVTEQVDAIRALGADPVKKLVMPKVVATFLMVPALTVLADFVGILGGLFISVMELGQSGSYYLRQVVTTLSFRDVFTGTGKTPVFALIIALVACYNGLRASGGADGVGRATTRTVVTASIAILVSNFFLTKLFFVVL; from the coding sequence ATGGGGGAGATCCTGAGGAACGGCCTCGAGGAGGTGGGCGGGGTCGCGATTCTGTTCCGCGCGGCGGTGAGGCAGATCTTCTCCCGCCCGTTCGAGGGCGAGCAGATCCGCCATCAGCTCTTCCAGTTGGGGGTGCGATCGCTGTCGATCACCACGATCACGGCGGTCTTCACCGGCATGGTCCTCGCGCTCGAGACCGCGTACACGCTGGCGCAGTACGGCGCGCGCATGCTCATCGGCAAGGCGGTCGCTCTCTCGATGGTGCAGGAGCTCGGCCCCGTTCTGACCGCGATCGTGGTGGCCGGGAGGGTCGGCGCGGGGATCACCGCGGAGATCGGGACGATGAACGTCACCGAGCAGGTGGACGCGATCCGCGCGCTCGGCGCAGACCCGGTCAAGAAGCTCGTCATGCCGAAGGTCGTCGCCACCTTCCTGATGGTCCCGGCGCTGACGGTGCTGGCGGACTTCGTCGGCATCCTCGGCGGGCTCTTCATCAGCGTCATGGAGCTGGGCCAGTCGGGGTCGTACTATCTGAGGCAGGTCGTCACGACGCTGAGCTTCCGGGACGTCTTCACGGGGACGGGCAAGACGCCGGTCTTCGCGCTCATCATCGCGCTCGTCGCGTGCTACAACGGGCTGCGCGCGTCGGGGGGCGCCGACGGCGTCGGCCGGGCGACGACGCGCACCGTGGTCACGGCGTCGATCGCGATCCTCGTCTCCAACTTCTTCCTGACGAAGCTCTTCTTCGTCGTGCTCTGA
- the galE gene encoding UDP-glucose 4-epimerase GalE: MDVLVTGGAGYIGSFIVQLLRSRGDRAIVLDDLSEGHTRAVGRTDLVVGDIVDPEAVDRALSLGEVRAVIHMAASAQVGQSMRDPAAYYENNLVKSIAFLNLVRARGVAKLVFSSTAAVYGEPVSVPITEEHPTAPTNPYGATKLAFEHALRWYGEAYGFRSIALRYFNASGGGLPAGSMGEDHDPETHLVPNILRAALGVCDFVEIFGTDYPTADGTCLRDYVHVLDLAEAHVLALRALDAPSAGAAFRAYNLGADQAASVRDVIRVAEEVSGRSIRVLEAGRRPGDPALLLASSARLKKELGWSPRFSDLKTIIDSALAWHRDHPRGYGD, from the coding sequence ATGGACGTTCTCGTGACGGGTGGGGCCGGGTACATCGGCTCGTTCATCGTGCAGCTGCTCCGCTCCCGCGGGGACCGCGCCATCGTGCTCGACGATCTCAGCGAGGGACACACCCGCGCCGTCGGCCGGACGGATCTCGTCGTCGGCGACATCGTCGATCCCGAGGCGGTCGACCGCGCCCTCTCGCTCGGGGAGGTGCGCGCCGTCATCCACATGGCGGCCTCCGCGCAGGTCGGCCAGTCGATGCGCGACCCGGCCGCCTACTACGAGAACAATCTGGTCAAGTCGATCGCCTTCCTGAACCTCGTGCGGGCGCGGGGCGTTGCGAAGCTCGTCTTCTCCTCGACCGCCGCGGTGTACGGGGAGCCGGTCAGCGTGCCGATCACCGAGGAGCACCCCACGGCGCCGACGAACCCGTACGGGGCGACGAAGCTCGCCTTCGAGCACGCGCTGCGCTGGTACGGCGAGGCCTACGGGTTCCGCTCGATCGCGCTGCGCTACTTCAACGCCTCGGGGGGCGGGCTCCCGGCGGGATCGATGGGCGAGGACCACGATCCCGAGACGCACCTCGTCCCGAACATCCTGCGCGCCGCGCTCGGGGTCTGCGACTTCGTCGAGATCTTCGGGACCGACTATCCGACGGCGGACGGGACGTGCCTGCGCGACTACGTGCACGTGCTTGATCTCGCGGAGGCCCACGTCCTGGCGCTGCGGGCGCTCGACGCGCCGTCCGCGGGGGCGGCCTTCCGCGCGTACAATCTCGGCGCCGATCAGGCGGCGAGCGTGAGGGACGTGATCCGCGTCGCCGAGGAGGTCTCGGGCCGATCGATCCGCGTGCTCGAGGCGGGGCGCCGCCCGGGCGACCCCGCGCTCCTCCTCGCCTCGTCCGCGCGGCTGAAGAAAGAGCTCGGATGGAGCCCGCGTTTCAGCGACCTGAAGACGATTATCGACTCGGCGCTCGCGTGGCATCGCGATCACCCGCGGGGCTACGGCGACTGA
- a CDS encoding hydantoinase B/oxoprolinase family protein, producing MTLPVQIEIFRNLFASVCDEMGAVLRRAAYSPNIKERCDYSCALFDGAGRLIAQGDHMPVHLGSMPASVRAVLDAMHLAPGDIAAVNDPFAGGTHLPDITMVAPYYGSDPESPLFYSANRAHHSDIGGMSPGSMPLASEIFQEGLRIPPVRFARGGRVDDDLLAMILANVRTPRERSGDLRAQIASLDVGRARVAQMCATYGEAAVQERAAELHAYAERGTRALLATLPPGIYEFEDALEDDGFGSGPLPIRVRITLRDREAIVDFTGTAPQTAGPVNAVEAITRSSVLYAFRCLLPVEVPANDGCFVPIRLIAPPGTIVNANPPAAVAAGNVETSQRIVDVVFGALARAIPGRIPAASAGTMNNVAIGGTDPATGAAFAYYETLGGGMGGRPGSDGLSAVHTHMTNSLNTPIEAIEHDFPVVIRRYSLRAGSGGEGLRRGGDGLVREYEFLAPAEVTVLSERRSLRPWGAAGGEAGAPGRDTLVGRDGSEERMPGKFRARVAKGDVLIVETPGGGGWGRRKP from the coding sequence ATGACGCTGCCCGTGCAGATCGAGATCTTCCGGAATCTCTTCGCGTCGGTCTGCGACGAGATGGGGGCGGTGCTGAGGCGCGCGGCCTACTCGCCGAACATCAAGGAGCGCTGCGACTACTCGTGCGCGCTCTTCGACGGCGCCGGCCGGCTGATCGCGCAGGGGGACCACATGCCCGTGCATCTCGGCTCGATGCCCGCGTCGGTGCGCGCCGTGCTCGACGCGATGCACCTCGCTCCCGGGGACATCGCGGCGGTGAACGATCCCTTCGCGGGCGGAACCCACCTCCCCGACATCACGATGGTCGCCCCGTACTACGGCTCGGACCCGGAGTCGCCGCTCTTCTACTCCGCGAACCGCGCCCATCACTCGGACATCGGCGGGATGTCTCCGGGCTCGATGCCGCTCGCCTCCGAGATCTTCCAGGAGGGGCTCCGGATCCCCCCCGTCCGCTTCGCGCGCGGGGGACGCGTCGACGATGACCTGCTGGCGATGATCCTCGCCAACGTGAGGACCCCCCGCGAGCGGTCGGGGGATCTGCGAGCGCAGATCGCCTCGCTCGACGTGGGGCGCGCCCGCGTGGCGCAGATGTGCGCGACGTACGGAGAGGCGGCGGTGCAGGAGAGGGCCGCCGAGCTCCACGCGTACGCCGAGCGCGGCACCCGGGCCCTCCTCGCGACGCTCCCCCCGGGAATCTACGAGTTCGAGGACGCCCTCGAGGACGACGGTTTCGGGAGCGGGCCGTTGCCGATTCGCGTCCGCATCACGCTGCGGGATCGCGAGGCGATCGTCGATTTCACCGGCACCGCGCCTCAGACCGCCGGGCCCGTGAATGCCGTCGAGGCGATCACGCGCTCGTCCGTGCTCTACGCCTTCCGATGCCTCCTGCCGGTCGAGGTGCCCGCGAACGACGGATGCTTCGTCCCGATCCGGCTCATCGCCCCGCCGGGAACGATCGTCAACGCGAACCCGCCCGCCGCCGTCGCCGCCGGCAACGTCGAGACGTCGCAGCGCATCGTCGACGTCGTCTTCGGGGCCCTCGCGCGCGCGATCCCCGGGCGGATCCCGGCCGCGAGCGCCGGGACGATGAACAACGTCGCCATCGGCGGGACGGATCCCGCGACGGGCGCCGCCTTCGCGTACTACGAGACCCTGGGAGGGGGCATGGGGGGGCGGCCGGGGAGCGACGGCCTGAGCGCGGTGCACACCCACATGACCAACTCGCTCAACACCCCCATCGAGGCGATCGAGCACGATTTCCCCGTGGTGATCCGCCGCTACAGCCTGCGCGCGGGCTCCGGCGGCGAAGGCCTGAGGCGCGGCGGCGACGGCCTCGTCCGCGAGTACGAGTTCCTCGCGCCGGCGGAGGTGACGGTGCTGTCCGAGCGGAGATCGCTCCGCCCGTGGGGCGCCGCGGGGGGCGAGGCGGGGGCGCCCGGCCGGGACACCCTGGTGGGGCGCGACGGGAGTGAAGAGCGGATGCCCGGGAAATTCCGGGCGCGCGTGGCGAAGGGTGACGTGCTCATCGTGGAGACGCCCGGCGGCGGAGGGTGGGGGAGACGCAAGCCATGA